The Castanea sativa cultivar Marrone di Chiusa Pesio chromosome 11, ASM4071231v1 genome contains a region encoding:
- the LOC142614670 gene encoding uncharacterized protein LOC142614670: protein MDFYSCIARRTRSGTDLYFRTISQGGSSARRASSRGSDSRTNVEDRASGCGSASNSEVRKSGRKRKKVSWYEPDDEDDCLFVGEGESREEQGDSVLFGSPLRSEKVKKGRFGSSVDCPGGLFGEKDMEDEDDDKVEVIVIDESDGRSSEDDFYGYENSGDEIRSEPDSTAAAFGDENVINVDGEPFEMKKGAYENSGDEIRSEPYSAAAFGGESFINVDNEPFEMGEGGYENSGDDIRSEPCSAAVFGGENVINVDGEPFEMKKSAYENAGDEIRYEPYLAAAFSSENFIIVDKEPFEMEEGLFENSGGEIRSEPDSAEAAFGSENVINVDAVPFEKKEGAYENSGDDIRSEPDLAAAFGSEKVINVDEEPFDIKEGVESIDLTKDDENDDFELVGRAGIGSRLWESDPAGLGSFGLESPIVSKWIFGESSCVTPVEKKYESLSDKGKSVLDKDGGNDQDVSGVSPMPSKVGESGFESFDLKSPVVSKVEANGNSREEKEFESLGNDKGKKVLESDGGNGQDVTGVSPMPSKVGESPLEVSESESESESSSEYDSDIFSSSSSSNDGDSQDEDYKVNEADYTTSEDGGLSFEDDDDEISDLVEENVAGSKNEKEASVSTEDEKKSNQVEPPLKKRKFSSRENEAKVVTDNKDMGAPIVEEEKDKGVAMDECGEEREKEVEVENQASTFYEKNEETGDEGAAMGECMEEVEKEVEAENEASQFCEKNEETGDDGATKEECSEKEVEAEIDASSICEKNVETRDDGFTDEVCGKKKEEEEIEADYEASSSCEKISETRNDGGTMEEHGKKDEGAKERYSEKEEEKEVETSSIGENNGETRDDGATKEMYWERKVTKRVGVPYFSGRERKATRVGMPVFPGKESETKQRLVTRSSVKRIKIPGEKSNLSGTGRPTAASRENLKKVYGSTATAASRENLKKVYGSTATAASRESLKKVYGSTKTAKEVEEGDKRNDEFIVGREEKAQKTLHSSTKLSEEESKKQQWQDEDEEEEEGKGDKIGPEGRDFSCKRKGAGGLKDTNIFRLLLDSITEKGEAITDHLVSSEEETTNEEDTTNRPKAADAQPLPMKFTFGVEEPEPLEKSESEKELDMLWAEMDFALKSLEIGSSLVDDEETNEVENGANLETLCKHDLILDEQIGIKCRFCSFVKLEIRYVLPPMAKSASEGLGRKSSYSGENVSMFDGVQLQDLSSNPGDSFNQTKGTIWDIIPNIKSSMYPHQQEGFEFIWKNLAGTTEVEKLKSSDPDNVGGCIISHAPGTGKTRLTIVFLQTYLEMFPKCRPVIIAPASLLLTWEEEFKKWNIGVPFHNLNSLEFSGKESAVVVKFLDRSRHQTQNKNDIRMVKLFSWCKDKSILGVSYSLYEKLAGEKFRKDEGTKKRSKVKRETETEELRKFLLDLPGLLVLDEGHTPRNQRSSIWKVLCELQTKKRIILSGTPFQNNFLELYNTLCLVRPGFADTIPSNLKKLCQRRLMREKRVKGEVLDSTSNSTGSLADEEIKQFKALMAPFVHVHKGSILQKNLPGLRDCVVVLNPPDLQKRLLEGIRGTSNTFEFEHKLALASVHPSLFQCMSLTKKEESILDLDWLERQRLNPNEGVKTRFLMEFVRLCDTVDEKILVFSQFIDPLCLIMDQLSSLLNWCEGRELLYMHGKLDQKTRQFMINKFNDPNSEAKVLLASTKACSEGINLVGASRVVLLDVVWNPSVERQAISRAYRIGQKKVVYTYHLITRGTTECDKYCKQAEKDRLSELVFSSEMVVSSTNKENDKQKSPAVVSDDKVLDEMIRHDKLKDMFEKIIYQPKESDLVESFGSMVLP from the exons ATGGATTTCTACAGTTGCATTGCTAGAAGAACTCGTTCTGGGACAGACTTGTACTTCAGAACAATCTCTCAGGGTGGTTCCAGTGCCAGAAGAGCTTCATCTAGAGGGAGTGATTCTCGGACCAATGTGGAAGATAGAGCATCTGGGTGTGGATCAGCATCGAATTCAGAGGTAAGAAAGAGTggaaggaagagaaaaaaagtttCTTGGTATGAACCCGATGATGAGGATGATTGTCTGTTTGTTGGTGAGGGAGAGAGTAGGGAGGAACAGGGTGACTCTGTTTTGTTTGGTTCTCCATTGAGGAGTGAGAAAGTCAAAAAAGGTAGATTTGGGTCTAGTGTAGATTGCCCTGGTGGTTTGTTTGGAGAGAAAGATATGgaggatgaagatgatgataaaGTAGAGGTTATTGTTATAGATGAAAGTGATGGGAGAAGCAGTGAGGATGACTTTTATGGTTATGAGAATTCAGGAGATGAGATAAGGTCTGAGCCTGATTCGACAGCGGCGGCCTTTGGTGATGAAAACGTTATCAATGTTGATGGGGAGCCATTTGAGATGAAAAAAGGAGCATATGAGAATTCAGGAGATGAGATAAGGTCTGAGCCTTACTCGGCGGCGGCTTTTGGTGGTGAAAGCTTTATCAATGTTGATAACGAGCCATTTGAGATGGGAGAAGGTGGTTATGAGAATTCAGGAGATGATATAAGGTCTGAGCCTTGTTCGGCGGCGGTTTTTGGTGGTGAAAACGTTATCAATGTTGATGGGGAACCATTTGAGATGAAAAAAAGTGCTTATGAGAATGCTGGTGATGAGATAAGGTATGAACCTTATTTGGCAGCGGCTTTTAGTAGTGAAAACTTTATCATTGTTGATAAGGAACCATTTGAGATGGAAGAAGGTCTTTTTGAGAATTCAGGAGGTGAGATTAGGTCTGAGCCTGATTCAGCGGAGGCAGCTTTTGGCAGTGAAAACGTTATCAATGTTGATGCTGTACCATTTGAGAAGAAAGAAGGTGCTTATGAGAATTCAGGAGATGATATAAGGTCTGAACCTGATTTGGCAGCAGCTTTTGGTAGTGAAAAGGTTATCAATGTTGATGAGGAACCATTTGATATTAAAGAAGGTGTCGAAAGTATTGATCTTACCAAAGATGATGAGAATGATGACTTTGAGTTAGTTGGAAGAGCTGGAATTGGTAGCAGGCTGTGGGAATCAGATCCTGCTGGATTGGGAAGCTTTGGTTTGGAAAGTCCGATAGTGTCCAAATGGATTTTTGGTGAAAGTAGTTGTGTAACTCCTGTTGAAAAGAAGTATGAGTCATTGAGTGATAAAGGGAAGAGTGTGTTGGACAAAGATGGTGGGAATGACCAAGATGTTTCGGGGGTGTCTCCAATGCCTTCAAAAGTTGGTGAGAGTGGTTTTGAAAGCTTTGATTTGAAGAGTCCAGTAGTGTCCAAAGTTGAAGCTAATGGTAATAGTCGTGAAGAAAAGGAGTTTGAATCATTGGGGAATGATAAAGGGAAAAAGGTGTTGGAGAGTGATGGTGGGAATGGCCAAGATGTTACAGGAGTGTCCCCAATGCCTTCAAAAGTTGGGGAGAGTCCGTTGGAAGtcagtgagagtgagagtgagagtgagagtagTTCTGAATATGATTCTGATATTTTTTCGTCTTCGAGTAGTAGCAATGATGGTGATAGTCAAGATGAGGATTATAAGGTGAATGAGGCGGATTACACAACTAGTGAGGATGGGGGTTTGTCCtttgaggatgatgatgatgaaatttCTGATTTGGTTGAAGAAAATGTTGCTGGCAGTAAGAATGAGAAGGAAGCAAGTGTTAGTACAGAGGATGAGAAGAAAAGCAATCAAGTTGAGCCTCCTTTGAAGAAACGTAAGTTTTCTAGTAGGGAGAATGAGGCAAAGGTTGTGACTGATAACAAAGACATGGGTGCTCCCATTGTAGAGGAGGAAAAAGATAAAGGTGTTGCAATGGACGAGTGCGGGGAGGAAAGGGAAAAGGAGGTCGAGGTAGAGAATCAAGCCAGCACATTCTatgaaaagaatgaagaaactGGAGATGAAGGTGCTGCAATGGGCGAGTGCATGGAGGAAGTGGAAAAGGAGGTTGAGGCAGAGAATGAAGCCAGCCAATTTTgtgaaaagaatgaagaaactGGTGATGATGGTGCCACAAAGGAAGAGTGCAGCGAGAAGGAGGTCGAGGCTGAGATTGATGCCAGCTCAATTTGTGAAAAGAATGTTGAAACTAGAGATGATGGCTTCACTGATGAAGTTTGTgggaagaagaaagaggaggAGGAGATTGAGGCAGATTATGAAGCCAGCTCAAGTTGTGAAAAGATTTCTGAAACTAGAAATGATGGTGGCACAATGGAAGAGCACGGAAAGAAGGATGAGGGTGCAAAGGAAAGGTACAGCGAGAAGGAAGAGGAAAAGGAGGTTGAGACCAGCTCAATTGGTGAAAATAATGGTGAAACTAGAGACGATGGTGCCACAAAGGAAATGTACTGGGAAAGGAAAGTTACTAAGAGGGTTGGTGTGCCTTATTTTTCTGGTAGGGAAAGGAAAGCTACAAGGGTTGGTATGCCTGTTTTTCCTGGTAAGGAAAGTGAGACGAAGCAGCGGTTAGTCACTCGGTCTTCAGTGAAGAGGATTAAAATTCCTGGTGAGAAAAGCAATTTGTCTGGTACTGGCCGTCCCACTGCAGCATCTAGGGAGAACCTTAAGAAAGTATATGGCTCAACGGCCACTGCAGCATCTAGGGAGAACCTTAAGAAAGTATATGGTTCGACCGCCACTGCAGCATCTAGGGAGAGCCTTAAGAAAGTATATGGTTCAACTAAGACTGCTAAGGAGGTGGAGGAGGGTGATAAAAGAAATGATGAATTCATTGTTGGCAGGGAGGAGAAGGCACAAAAGACTCTGCATTCTTCAACTAAACTCTCTGAGGAGGAGAGCAAGAAACAGCAATGgcaagatgaagatgaagaggaagaggaggGGAAGGGGGATAAAATAGGTCCAGAAGGTAGAGACTTTAGTTGTAAGAGAAAGGGAGCTGGTGGGCTGAAAGATACGAATATTTTCAGACTTCTTCTTGATTCCATTACAGAAAAAGGAGAGGCTATTACAGATCATTTAGTGTCTTCTGAAGAAGAGACTACTAATGAAGAAGATACTACTAATAGACCTAAAGCTGCAGATGCACAGCCACTTCCTATGAAGTTTACTTTTGGTGTTGAAGAACCTGAACCATTGGAGAAATCAGAATCTGAAAAAGAGTTGGATATGTTGTGGGCTGAGATGGACTTTGCTCTCAAGTCCCTTGAAATTGGTTCCTCTTTG GTTGACGATGAGGAAACGAATGAAGTAGAAAATGGAGCAAATTTGGAAACCCTTTGTAAGCATGACTTAATCCTGGATGAGCAAATTGGAATAAAATGCAGATTTTGTTCCTTCGTAAAGCTTGAGATTAGATATGTGTTGCCACCTATG GCAAAGTCTGCTTCAGAAGGATTGGGCAGGAAAAGTTCATATAGTGGGGAGAATGTCTCAATGTTTGATGGGGTTCAACTTCAAGATTTGAGTAGTAATCCTGGGGACTCATTCAACCAAACCAAAGGGACAATTTGGGACATCATCCCCAATATCAAAAGTAGCATGTATCCACACCAACAGGAAGGTTTTGAGTTCATATGGAAGAACTTGGCAGGAACCACTGAAGTTGAAAAGTTGAAGAGTTCTGATCCTGATAATGTTGGTGGTTGCATTATTTCACATGCCCCTGGAACTGGTAAAACCCGGCTAACCATTGTTTTCCTCCAGACGTATTTGGAAATGTTCCCAAAATGCCGGCCAGTAATTATTGCTCCGGCCAGCCTACTTCTCACTTGGGAGGAAGAGTTTAAAAAATGGAACATTGGAGTTCCATTTCACAACCTGAACAGCCTGGAGTTCTCAGGAAAAGAGAGTGCGGTTGTTGTCAAATTTCTGGACAGAAGTAGGCACCAAACCCAAAACAAGAATGACATTCGCATGGTAAAATTGTTCTCATGGTGTAAGGATAAGAGCATACTAGGGGTTAGCTACAGTTTGTATGAAAAGCTTGCTGGAGAAAAATTCAGAAAGGATGAGGGAACCAAGAAGAGAAGTAAGGTTAAGAGGGAAACAGAAACCGAAGAGTTGAGGAAATTTCTGCTTGACTTGCCAGGCTTGTTAGTTCTTGATGAAGGTCACACACCTAGAAATCAAAGGAGTAGCATTTGGAAGGTTCTCTGTGAACTTCAGACCAAAAAGCGGATCATCCTCTCAGGAACTCCTTTCCAAAACAATTTCCTCGAGCTCTATAATACATTATGCTTAGTAAGGCCAGGATTTGCAGACACAATCCCTTCAAACCTTAAAAAACTCTGCCAAAGGAGACtgatgagagaaaaaagagtgaAGGGAGAGGTACTGGATTCCACCAGCAATTCAACAGGCAGTCTTGCTGATGAGGAAATAAAGCAGTTCAAAGCACTTATGGCACCATTTGTGCATGTGCACAAGGGTAGCATTCTTCAAAAGAATCTTCCTGGACTGAGAGATTGTGTGGTGGTTTTGAATCCACCGGATTTGCAGAAGCGACTGCTAGAGGGCATTCGAGGTACCTCAAACACATTTGAATTTGAACATAAGTTAGCGTTGGCCTCTGTCCACCCTTCTCTGTTTCAGTGCATGTCTTTAACCAAGAAAGAAGAATCCATCCTTGACCTGGATTGGTTGGAAAGGCAAAGGCTAAATCCTAATGAAGGCGTTAAAACCAGATTTTTAATGGAGTTTGTTCGACTGTGTGATACGGTTGATGAAAAAATTCTTGTGTTCAGCCAATTCATTGATCCATTATGTTTGATAATGGACCAACTAAGTTCACTTTTAAATTGGTGTGAAGGGAGGGAATTGCTGTATATGCATGGTAAACTAGATCAAAAGACTCGCCAATTCATGATAAATAAATTCAATGATCCAAACAGTGAAGCAAAAGTATTGCTAGCATCGACAAAGGCATGTTCTGAGGGTATCAATCTGGTAGGTGCTTCAAGGGTTGTTCTGCTTGATGTTGTTTGGAATCCGTCTGTAGAGAGGCAAGCAATAAGCCGGGCATATAGAATTGGCCAAAAGAAAGTGGTCTATACTTACCATCTCATCACACGGGGGACTACAGAATGTGACAAGTATTGCAAACAGGCTGAGAAAGATCGTCTATCTGAGTTGGTGTTTTCTTCTGAGATGGTGGTTTCTTCTACCAACAAGGAAAATGATAAGCAAAAGAGTCCGGCTGTAGTTTCAGATGATAAAGTACTGGATGAGATGATACGGCATGACAAGCTCAAAGATATGTTTGAGAAGATCATCTACCAGCCAAAGGAGTCAGATTTAGTTGAAAGTTTTGGTTCTATGGTTCTTCCATGA